A part of Aegilops tauschii subsp. strangulata cultivar AL8/78 chromosome 2, Aet v6.0, whole genome shotgun sequence genomic DNA contains:
- the LOC109772893 gene encoding uncharacterized protein, with protein sequence MASRNTVVFLLGLFLLSVGMSSAVRMLEEEMAPSKGEEHQPELPTLPKVELPPFPEVHLPPKPELPKVELPTFPEVHLPPKPELPTFPEVHLPAKPELPKVELPPKPEMPTIPEFHFPEPEAKP encoded by the coding sequence ATGGCTTCGAGAAACACCGTTGTATTCCTCCTCGGACTGTTCCTCTTGTCCGTCGGCATGAGCAGTGCGGTAAGAATGCTAGAGGAGGAGATGGCTCCGTCCAAAGGCGAGGAGCACCAGCCCGAGCTGCCAACGCTGCCCAAGGTCGAGCTGCCGCCATTCCCGGAGGTGCACCTGCCACCTAAGCCTGAGCTGCCCAAGGTAGAGCTGCCGACGTTCCCGGAGGTGCACCTGCCACCCAAGCCCGAGCTCCCAACGTTCCCGGAGGTGCACCTTCCAGCCAAgcctgagctgcccaaggtggaGCTACCACCAAAGCCCGAGATGCCTACCATCCCCGAGTTCCACTTCCCTGAGCCAGAGGCTAAGCCATGA